TTGACCGAGCCGGTCGGGTTGCGGTCCTCCAGCTTCGCCCAGATGCGGACGTCGGCGGACGGCGAGAGCCGCGGCAGGCGCACCAGAGGGGTGTTGCCCACCGCGGCCAGCGGGGAGTCGTAGCGCATCGCTGCTCAGCGGCCGTTCAGCGCATGCCGCCGGCGACCGCCGGCAGGATCGTCACGTTGTCGCCGTCGGCGAGCTTGGTGCTGATGCCGTCCAGGAAGCGGACGTCCTCGTCGTTCAGGTAGACGTTGACGAAGCGGCGCAGCTGCTCGCCGTCCACGATGCGCGCCTGGATGCCCGGGTGCCGGACCTCCAGGTCGGCGAAGAGCGCGGCGATGGTCTCCCCGTTGCCCTCCACGGCCTTCTGCCCGTCGGTGTAGGTGCGGAGGATGGTCGGGATGCGGACCTCGATGGCCATGGGTGCGGGCTCCTGTCAGGAAGATGTCGTCGGATCGGGGGGCGCGCGAGAAAGGGCCCCCGGGCGTTCGGCCCCCGGGGAGCGCCGCGGCTCACGGCCGTACGGCGGCGGCAGGGAACGTCAACAGATGGCGCTGTTCAACCTGCACAGGTCGACGTGCAGCCGCGCCACGAGCAGCGTGCCCGGGATCTCGTCGCTCACGTCGTGGAGAACCATGGGCTCATCGTATCGATTCCCGGTCCGCACCCTGGAATGTGATCTCACCCTGCGGACGCCCGGCATCCGCGGTGCGAGACGCGCCCTGTCAGTACGCCGCCACGACCGTCACCTCCTCCTCGGTGACCTCGCCCTCCACGATGCGGAACGAGCGGAACTGGAACGGGCCCGCCTCGTCGGTGTCGGCGGTGGACACCAGGACGTAGTGGGCGCCGGGCTCGTTGGCGTAGGAGATGTCGGTGCGCGAGGGGTACGCCTCGGTCGCGGTGTGGGAGTGGTAGATGATCACCGGCTCCTCGTCGCGGTCGTCCATCTCGCGGTAGAGCTTGAGCAGGTCCTGCGAGTCGAACTCGTAGAAGGTGGGCGAGCGGGCCGCGTTCAGCATCGGGACGAACCGCTCGGGGCGTCCGGTGCCGACGGGTCCGGCGACCACTCCGCACGCCTCGTCGGGGTGGTCCGCGCGGGCGTGGGCGACGATCTGGTCGTGGAGCGACTGGGTGATGGTCAGCATGGGCCACAGGATAAGCAGGAAAGCAGAACGGCCCGCGGCGCGCCGGTCACGCCCGGCGGAAGGCGGACGGGCCGCCCCGTACCGGTGAGTGGTACGGGACGGCCCATATGCCGGACGCCCTGAGCGGCGGCCGGAGCGGTTCCCACGAGCGGCCGCTCCGGCCGGACGTCCTGCGGGAGGAGGTCAGCGCCTGCTGAAGGCGGCGGCCTCCGGGTTGCGGCGCTTGAGCACCAGGTAGGCGACGGCGAGGACCAGGCCCCACGCCGGCGCGCAGTACAGCGAGACCCGGGCGTCCTTGTCGATGCCCATCAGCACGATCACCATGCCGATGAAGGCGAGCGCGAACACGCTGGCCCAGACGCCGCCGGGGGCACGGAACTCCGAGACGGGCAGCTCGCCGCGGTCGGACTTGCGGCGGTAGCGGATCTGGCAGACCAGGATGACGATCCAGGCCCACATGCCGGAGATGGTCGCGAAGGACACCACGTAGTCGAACGCCTTGCCCGGCCACTGGTAGTTGATCCAGACGCCCACCAGCATCAGCGCGGCGGAGAACGTCGTGCCGATCAGCGGGGTGCCGCTGCTGGTCAGCCTGGTGAAGAAGCGCGGTCCCTGGCTGTTGAGCGCGAGGTCGCGCAGCATGCGGCCGGTGGAGTACATGCCCGAGTTGCAGGAGGACAGGGCGGCGGTGAGCACCACGAAGTTCACGATGCCGGCGCCGGCGGGCAGGCCCATCTTCTGGAAGGCGACCACGAAGGGGCTCTCGCCGGCGTGGAAGGCGGTCCACGGCACGACCGACAGGATCATGATCAGCGCGCCGACGTAGAAGACGGCGATGCGCCACGGCACGGTGTTGATCGCCCGGGGCAGCACGGTCCTGGGGTCCTTGGACTCACCCGCCGTCACACCGACCAGCTCGACGGCGAGGAAGGCGAACATCACCATCTGGAGGGTCATCAGCGTGTTGCCGACGCCGTGCGGGAAGAAGCCGCCCTCGTTCCACAGGTGCGAGACGGAGGCGGTGTCGCCCGCGTCGGAGAAGCCGATCGTGAGGACGCCCACGCAGATCAGGATCATGCCGATGATGGCGGTGACCTTGACCATGGAGAACCAGAACTCCAGCTCGCCGAAGAGCTTCACGGAGATCAGGTTGGCGCCGTAGAGCACGACGGTGAAGACCAGCGCCGAGACCCACTGCGGGATCTCGAACCAGTACGTCATGTACGCCGCCGCCGCGGTGACCTCGGTGATGCCGGTGACGACCCAGAACAGCCAGTAGGTCCAGCCGGTCACGAAGCCCGCGAAGGGGCCGATGAACTGGCGCGCGTACTCCGAGAAGGAACCGGAGACCGGGCGGTACATCAGCAGCTCGCCGAGCGCCCGCATGATGAGGAAGATGACGAAGCCGGCGACCGCGTACGCCAGGATGATGCTGGGTCCGGCCTTGGAGATGCTCTTGCCCGCACCGAGGAACAGACCGGTGCCGATGGCACCGCCGATGGCGATCATCTGGATCTGCCGGGCACCGAGCCCGCGCTGATACCCCTCGCCGTCCGGCACGGCCTCCGTGCCGGCGCGTTCTTTCTCGACCCGCGCTGAGGTCATGTGTCGTGCGCCTTTCTCCATGCCGACCCGGGCCGTCTGTCGGCCGCGGATCGGGTCGCGATCCCCCCGGACTGAAATGGAGTTGTGCCTGGCCGCTGGTGGGCAGCTCGGTGGCGCACCCGGGCGAACGTGGGTGGTGTTCGCCGGGCGGTCGTGAAGATTTATCACGCTCGAACCACTGATCGCAGGACGTACGTGTGGTTCACGACACCAGGAGAACCAGGAAAAGCGGACAAAACACTCGCGACCGGCCGATATGAGCCGGTCGCGGTGACGCGATCGTTATCCGGATTTGAGCATCCTCTGAGCGGACGGCGAATCTGCCCGGAACAGGACGATCCGGGCAGGCGGGGGAAGAGCGCCCAGGACACCTCGGGGCACCCGGGGCGCCTCGGGGCACCTCAGGGCATGAAGGTGGAGACCAGTCAGGGCATGAAGGTGGAGACCAGGGTCTCCTGGAGGCCGCCCAGCCACAGGTACGCCATCACCATCGGCTTGCGCGGGTCCTCGTCCGGCAGCCGGTAGAGGTCGTCGGCGTCGTCCTCGTCGCCGATCTCCAGCCGGGAGGCGATGGCCAGGCGCAGGTCGTTCAGGGCACCGAGCCAGCGCCGGGACTCCTCCGGGGACAGCTTCAGCACCGCGCCGCCCTCACCGGAGGCGGCGAGGGCGTTGAGCGAGTGGATCACCGCGAGGGCGTTCTCGCGCTTGCCGGCCCGCAGGTCGTTCTCGGTGAAGCGGCGGAACTCGGCCGCGTGCGCACGCTGCTCGGCGGCCTCCTCGGCGCTGGCCGGCGGCTGCCCGGGGTCGCCGTAGGCGTCCGGGAAGAGCCTTCTGAGCACCGGGTCGGCGGGCGGCTCGCTCGGGCCCTCGGCGAACAGCTCGGCGAGCGGGTCGCCGCCCTCGTCCTCGGCGGGCCCGGGGCCGATCAGCTCCAGGAGCTGGATCGCCAGCGAACGGATGATGGAGATCTCGACGTCGTCGAGGGCGACGGCCGCGCCGCCGCCGGGGAGCGGTTCGAAGTGTCCGGGCATGGAGGGGATTCGCTGCTTCCGGTCCGGGCCGTCGTCGGCGCGTGCGCCACCGGCCGCTTGGCTACTTGCGGTCCTGCTGGAGGGTGGCCCACAGGCCGTAGCCGTGCATGGCCTGAACGTCCCGCTCCATCTCCTCGCGGGTGCCGCTGGAGACGACCGCCCGGCCCTTGTGGTGGACGTCGAGCATGAGCTTGGTCGCCTTGTCCTTCGAGTACCCGAAGTACGTCTGGAAGACATAGGTGACGTAGCTCATCAGATTGACGGGATCGTTGTGCACGATCGTCACCCAGGGGACGTCGGGCTCGGGTACGGCGAAGACCTCCTGTGCCGACTCGGTCTTCTCGATCTCGATGGGTGCGGCTGACGTCACAAGGCCCATGCTGCCACTACCGGGGCGCGGGAGCACAAACGAGCTGGCCGCATCCCTAAATCGTCAGACTGACGAAATGGGAGTACGCTTCTCGGTCATGAACACAGCGGACCTTGGGCTGCCGGTGGATGTTCCCTCTACGGCGCTCTTCACCGACCACTACGAGCTGACGATGCTGCGGGCCGCCCTGAAGGCCGGGACGGCCGAGCGGCGCAGCGTCTTCGAGGTCTTCACCCGGCGGCTGCCCGAGGGCCGCCGCTACGGCGTCGTGGCCGGAACCGGCCGGGTGCTGGACGCGGTGGAGAACTTCCGCTTCGACCCGGACGTCCTCGGCTATCTGCGCGAGAAGCGGGTCGTGGACGAGCCGACGCTCCAGTGGCTGGCCGACTACCGGTTCAGCGGCGACATCTGGGGCTACCCCGAGGGCGAGGTCTACTTCCCGGGCTCCCCCGTCATGCGGGTGGAGGGCTCCTTCGGCGAGTGCGTGCTGCTGGAGACCGTGATCCTGTCGATCCTCAACCACGACTCCGCCATCGCGGCCGCCGCCTCCCGGATGTCCTCGGCGGCCGGGGAGCGGCCGCTGATCGAGATGGGCGCCCGGCGCACCCACGAGCTGGCCGCGGTCGCCGCCTCCCGCGCCGCCTACGTCGGCGGCTTCGCCTCCACCTCCGACCTGGCCGCGGGCTTCCGCTACAACATCCCCACCGTCGGCACCTCCGCCCACGCCTTCACCCTGGTCCACGACAACGAGCGGGACGCCTTCCGCGCCCAGGTGGAGTCGCTGGGCCGGGACACGACGCTGCTGGTGGACACCTACGACGTGACCGAGGCCGTGCGCACGGCCGTGGAGGTGGCCGGGCCCGAGCTGGGCGCGGTGCGCATCGACTCCGGCGACCTGCTGCTGGTCGCGCACCGGGTGCGCCAGCAGCTCGACGAGCTGGGCGCCCGCGACACGCGGATCGTCGTCACCTCCGACCTGGACGAGTACGCCATCGCCTCGCTGGCCGCCGCGCCCGTGGACGCCTACGGCGTCGGCACCCAGCTGGTCACCGGCTCCGGCCACCCGACCTGCTCCATGGTCTACAAGCTGGTCGCCCGCGCCGAGTCCGCCGACCCGAATGCGCCGCTGAAGCCGGTGGCGAAACGGTCCAGCGGCGGCAAGACCTCCATCGGCGGCCGCAAGTGGGCGGCCCGGCGCCTGGACGCGTACGGCGTCGCCGAGGCCGAGGTGGTGGGCACCGGGCCGGTCCCCGTCGAGCTGGCCGACCGGCAGCTCCAGGTCGAGCTGGTCAAGGGCGGCGAGGTGGTCCGCCGCGAGCCGCTGGACGCCGTACGGGACCGGCATGTGGCGGCCCGCGCGGGGCTGCCGCTGTCGGCCACCCAGCTCTCGCGCGGGGAACCCGTCCTTCCGACGGAGTACGCCACCGGAGCGTCGGGTAGCTAGAGCGCATGACCGCCTCTGCCCCGACCAGGCCCCTCAGGCCCCGCCCAGCCCGCTGATCCCCGGAACCGAAGGACACCCGACATGCGCCGCGCCCTGATCGTCGTCGATGTGCAGAACGACTTCTGCGAGGGAGGCAGCCTCGCGGTGGCCGGCGGCGCCGACGTGGCCGCCGCGATCACCGAACTGATCGGGCAGGCCCCCGCCGGGTACCGGCACGTGGTGGCGACCCGCGACCACCACATCGCGCCCGGCGGCCACTTCTCGGACCACCCCGACTACGTCGACTCCTGGCCCCCGCACTGCGTGGCGGGCACGGAGGGCGTGGGCTTCCACCCGAACTTCGCGCCCGCCGTCGCCTCCGGCGCGGTCGACGCCGTCTTCGACAAGGGCGCCTACTCGGCCGCCTACAGCGGCTTCGAGGGCTTCGACGAGAACGGCGTGTCCCTGGCCGACTGGCTGCGGGCCAGGGAGGTCGAGGAGGTCGACGTGGTCGGGATCGCCACCGACCACTGTGTGCGCGCCACCGCCCTGGACGCGGCGCGCGAGGGCTTTCGCACCCATGTGCTGCTGGACCTCACCGCGGCCGTGGCCGGGCAGACCACCGAGCGGGCCCTGGAGGAGCTGCGCCGGGCGGGCGTCGAGCTGACCGGCAAGCCCGTCGTCGCCTAGGACGGTGATGCGGGGCGGGCGAGCGGCTCCGGGCGCGCTCAGACCTGGGCGGGGCTCACGCCCGCTCCGGGGGTGCGCGGGCGCAGCAGGGCCCTGATCGGGTGCCACAGCTCCGGGGGGCCGGCGGGGGCGCCGCCGGCGGGCGAGGTGCGCCAGATGAGGCCGTCGGGGTGGTGCAGCACCGCGGTGATCTCGTCCGGGGTGGGCGGGGCGGCGTTGCCCCGCAGGTAGACGGCGCGCAGACCGAGGTTGCGCAGCCGGGTCAGGGCGCGGGCGCGGTTGCGGGCGAGCACGAGCACCCGGACGCCGCCGGTGCCCCCGGGGGCGGGACTGGGCAGGTTGAGGGCGACCACGACGGTGCCGTTCGGCAGTTTGCTGAAGCCTCCTGCGGCCATGCGGTCACTTCCCCGTTCCGGTCGGTGTCAATAAGAGAGCCACAGCAGGCACCTAAACACGATCGGCGGCAACCCGCCAGGGGGTTGCCGCCGATACGCTTTTGACCTGGGTTTTTTACCTTTACTTCACCGCGCGGCCGACTTCCAGCTCGATCGTGGAGCCGTCGTGGGCCTCCTTGGTGATCTGGATCCGGGTGTTGGTGTCAGTGATCTTGACACCGCCGGTCGGGTTCGAGGCGTCGTAGTAGGTGCTGGTGTGGTCGTTGAAGACCGGCACCCCCTTCGACGACTTGATCTTGGTCTTGACGTCCGCCTTGTGCAGGGTGATGCCGTCCGTGCGGTACAGGCTGAACGGCGAGTCGTACGCCTGGACGCGGTTGCGCAGCAGGGTGCCGTCCGACCAGCGCAGGGCCGTCGGGTGCGAGTCGACCGGAAGGATCAGACCGGTGCCCGGGTGGACGCTGGTGTTGTTGTCCGCCTGGGAGGTGTCGTACTTCCAGATCAGCAGACCGTTCTGGTACGGGTAGTGCTCGACCCAGTCGGGGCGCTTGGCCGAACCGAAGTTGTACGGACCGGTCTTCAGCGTGGTGTCGTACGAGACGTACTGGCGGTTCTCCGCGATGTAGTACTGCTCGTAGTCCTTGGTGAA
The sequence above is drawn from the Streptomyces sp. SAT1 genome and encodes:
- a CDS encoding amino acid permease, whose protein sequence is MTSARVEKERAGTEAVPDGEGYQRGLGARQIQMIAIGGAIGTGLFLGAGKSISKAGPSIILAYAVAGFVIFLIMRALGELLMYRPVSGSFSEYARQFIGPFAGFVTGWTYWLFWVVTGITEVTAAAAYMTYWFEIPQWVSALVFTVVLYGANLISVKLFGELEFWFSMVKVTAIIGMILICVGVLTIGFSDAGDTASVSHLWNEGGFFPHGVGNTLMTLQMVMFAFLAVELVGVTAGESKDPRTVLPRAINTVPWRIAVFYVGALIMILSVVPWTAFHAGESPFVVAFQKMGLPAGAGIVNFVVLTAALSSCNSGMYSTGRMLRDLALNSQGPRFFTRLTSSGTPLIGTTFSAALMLVGVWINYQWPGKAFDYVVSFATISGMWAWIVILVCQIRYRRKSDRGELPVSEFRAPGGVWASVFALAFIGMVIVLMGIDKDARVSLYCAPAWGLVLAVAYLVLKRRNPEAAAFSRR
- the clpS gene encoding ATP-dependent Clp protease adapter ClpS gives rise to the protein MGLVTSAAPIEIEKTESAQEVFAVPEPDVPWVTIVHNDPVNLMSYVTYVFQTYFGYSKDKATKLMLDVHHKGRAVVSSGTREEMERDVQAMHGYGLWATLQQDRK
- a CDS encoding isochorismatase family protein gives rise to the protein MRRALIVVDVQNDFCEGGSLAVAGGADVAAAITELIGQAPAGYRHVVATRDHHIAPGGHFSDHPDYVDSWPPHCVAGTEGVGFHPNFAPAVASGAVDAVFDKGAYSAAYSGFEGFDENGVSLADWLRAREVEEVDVVGIATDHCVRATALDAAREGFRTHVLLDLTAAVAGQTTERALEELRRAGVELTGKPVVA
- a CDS encoding putative leader peptide: MVLHDVSDEIPGTLLVARLHVDLCRLNSAIC
- a CDS encoding Mov34/MPN/PAD-1 family protein — protein: MLTITQSLHDQIVAHARADHPDEACGVVAGPVGTGRPERFVPMLNAARSPTFYEFDSQDLLKLYREMDDRDEEPVIIYHSHTATEAYPSRTDISYANEPGAHYVLVSTADTDEAGPFQFRSFRIVEGEVTEEEVTVVAAY
- a CDS encoding DUF2017 domain-containing protein; amino-acid sequence: MPGHFEPLPGGGAAVALDDVEISIIRSLAIQLLELIGPGPAEDEGGDPLAELFAEGPSEPPADPVLRRLFPDAYGDPGQPPASAEEAAEQRAHAAEFRRFTENDLRAGKRENALAVIHSLNALAASGEGGAVLKLSPEESRRWLGALNDLRLAIASRLEIGDEDDADDLYRLPDEDPRKPMVMAYLWLGGLQETLVSTFMP
- a CDS encoding MoaD/ThiS family protein, which encodes MAIEVRIPTILRTYTDGQKAVEGNGETIAALFADLEVRHPGIQARIVDGEQLRRFVNVYLNDEDVRFLDGISTKLADGDNVTILPAVAGGMR
- a CDS encoding nicotinate phosphoribosyltransferase — encoded protein: MNTADLGLPVDVPSTALFTDHYELTMLRAALKAGTAERRSVFEVFTRRLPEGRRYGVVAGTGRVLDAVENFRFDPDVLGYLREKRVVDEPTLQWLADYRFSGDIWGYPEGEVYFPGSPVMRVEGSFGECVLLETVILSILNHDSAIAAAASRMSSAAGERPLIEMGARRTHELAAVAASRAAYVGGFASTSDLAAGFRYNIPTVGTSAHAFTLVHDNERDAFRAQVESLGRDTTLLVDTYDVTEAVRTAVEVAGPELGAVRIDSGDLLLVAHRVRQQLDELGARDTRIVVTSDLDEYAIASLAAAPVDAYGVGTQLVTGSGHPTCSMVYKLVARAESADPNAPLKPVAKRSSGGKTSIGGRKWAARRLDAYGVAEAEVVGTGPVPVELADRQLQVELVKGGEVVRREPLDAVRDRHVAARAGLPLSATQLSRGEPVLPTEYATGASGS